The region GCGCAGGCGGACTACCTGCTGCTGTTCGTGGTCGACGCCGGCACCATGCTGATCACCGCGCTGATCATCTTCGTCAGGGTGCCGGAGACCCGGCAGGCCGGCGCTCCCACCGCCAGCGCGGCGAAGGTGTCGCGCGGCGCCCTGCGCACGATCCTCACCGATCGCGTCTACCTCGGCTTCGTGGCACTCAACCTGTTCGCCGCGCTGGTCTTCCTCCAGCACATCTCGATGCTGCCGATCGCGATGGGCGACGACGGCCTGAGCCCGGCCACCTACGGCTCGGTCATCGCGCTCAACGGCATCCTCATCGTGGTCGGCCAACTCTTCGTGCCCCGACTGATCCGGGGTCGAAGCCGCTCACACGTGCTGGCACTGGCGTCCGTGGTGATGGGCGTCGGGTTCGGGCTGACCGCGTTCGCCGGCACCGCCTGGTTCTACGGGCTGACCGTGCTGATCTGGACAGTCGGCGAGATGCTGAACTCACCGTCCAACTCCACGCTGATCGCGGAGTTGTCCCCGGCCGACCTGCGCGGTCGCTACCAGGGCGTCTTCTCACTCTCCTGGCAGATCGCCGGTGCCAGCGCGCCGATCCTCGGTGGCCTGGTTCGCGAGCACGCCGGCAACGACACGCTCTGGTACGGCTGCGCCGCGCTCGGCGCCCTGACCGCCGTAGCCCACCTGGTGTCCGGGCCGGCCCGGGAGCGGCGCGCCGCCGAACTGCGCCGTTCCGGCGAGGCGCTGGCGCCGGTCACCGCCGACCGGGGGACCCAGCCCGCCGAGGCCGTCGCCTGACGACACGCCCGAAGATCAGACCTGGACTGGCGCGACGCGGCTCGAGTTTCTACCGTGCAGAGGAAACAGTTAAGGAACTGAACTGTCGGGAGGACGGTTGCACGCCGTGCGGCGCTGGTGGCTCGACACCGCGGGCGGGCTCCCCGCCACCTTCTGGTACCTCTGGATCGGCCTACTGATCAACCGGGCCGGCGCCTTCGCCATGTTGTTCCTCTCGCTCTACCTCACCGACATACGCGGAGCGAGCGTCGGGCTCGCCGGCACCGTCGTCGGCCTGTACGGGGCCGGCGGCGCTGCGGGTGTGCTGCTCGGCGGGGTGCTGGCCGACCGGTGGGGCCGACGGGCGACCCTGCTCGCCGCGCACCTGGCGACGGCCGCTCTGATGGTGGCGCTCGCCTTCAGCCAGCCCCTCCTCCTCATCGCGGCGCTCGCCGCGCTGGTCGGCGTGGTCCACTCGATGCCAAGCCCGGCTTTCGTCGCGGCGATCGTCGACGTGGTGCCCGCCGAGCGCCGCTCGCGCGCATTCAACCTCCAGTTCTGGGCGTTCAACCTGGGCATGGCGGTCGCCTCGTTGCTCGCCGGGGTGCTGGCCGAGGCGAGCTTCACCGCGCTGTTCCTGGTCGACGCCGCCGCCACGCTGACCGCCGCCGCCGTGATCGGCTGGAAGGTTCCGGAGACCCTGCGGCCGGCCACGTCGACGGTCGACCAGCCGCCAGCCGCCCGTCCGACACCAAGGTCCGTCCGGACCCGCCGGCCAGGACTGCACACCGCCCTCACCGACCGCACCTTCCTGGTCTTCGTCGGGCTCACCTTCGTGCTGGCCGTGCTCACCATGCAAACCTCGACGATCATGCCGCTGGCCATGCGCGCGGACGGCCTGGGCCCATCGGCGTACGGACTGGTGGTGGCGCTCGGCGGCGCGCTGATCGTGATCGGGCAACTGTTCGTACCCCGGCTGATCGACCGACACCGCAAGGACGTCGTGCTGGCCGCCTCCACCGCACTGCTCGCGCTCGGCTTCGGAGTGCTCGCCGTCGCCGACGAGCTGGCCGTCTACCTGGGCGCCGCAGTGGTCTGGACGGTGGGCTCGATGATCGCCGCCCCGCCCAACGCGCAGATCAACGCCGACCTGGCGCCGCCGCAACTGCGGGCGCGCTACCAGTCGGTCTTCTACCTGACGTTCCCGGCCGCCGCATTCGTCGCCCCCACGCTCGGCGGGGTGAGCCTGCAACACCTCGGCGACCGGCACTGGCTGATCGTGGGTGGGTTGGGTCTGCTGGCCGCGCTCGGACATCTGCTGGCCGGACCACCCCGGGAACGGCACGTCGCCGCACTGCGGAAGACTGGAGAAACGCCGAAACCGGCGGACCGGGTGGCGGCGTCGTAATTGCCGTTCGAAAACGCAAAGCGCCCACCACTACCCAAAGGTTGTGGTGGGCGCCCGCCGGTGGGGCCGGCGGCGGCGGGCAACACTCACCCCCGTAAGCATCGCCCGCTCACGCCGCCGGTCCAAACAGGTGGCCACCGTCCCCCAACGGCTAATCCACCCGTCCCCTCGCGTCTCGCCTGGTGCACGGATCTGATCGATCCGCCGCTCCCCCGAACGTTTCCAAGCGTGACGCGGCGCAATAAAGCTAGTTCGCCCGGATTCTGGATTCAACCCAGAACGGCTGTCTCGCCGGTCACAACTGACGAGTATCCGCTGCTCCGGCATCGGTCATTGGCAACAGCGGCGTACCCGTCAGCCATTCCCGCAAACACCTCAACCGTCTTCCCGATCGGGTGACTCGGTCCGGAAGAAGTTGCTCGGCCGACCGTCCCTCAACTGTTCCTGATAAATCAGGTTCAGCCGACGCAGGTCGAAGGTGTAGAACCACTCATCCCAGGTGATCTCGCGGATTCGGCTGCTTTCCCGGTATCCGGGGATGTTGAAGGTCAACACACCCGCCCGACCATCCCGCTCGGTGCCGGCGATGGTCGCCGGCCTGGCCCCTCGGTCCCGGGCCCACCGCTGGATCACCTCGTGATTCGCGGTGATCAGGCTCCGCCCGGGCCGCTCCGGCCGATCCATGGTCGACGAGATCACCTGCGAGCTACGGACCGACCGCCCGGTCCCCCGTCCGGTCCTGATCCCGCCGGCCGCCGCCGACCGCGACGCGGTGCGCGAGGCGGGTGCCGCACGCTTCGCCGCCGGCCGGGCCGGCGCCTTCTTAGCCGCCGCCTTCTTGGCCGGCGCCTTCTTGGCCGACGCCTTCTTGGCCGGCGCCTTCTTAGCCGCCGCCTTCTTGGCCGGCGCCTTCTTGGCCACCGCCTTCCGTGCGGATGCCGCCTTCCGTGCGGACGCCGTACGGGCTGTCGCTGTCTTGCGCGCGGCCGTCGACCTGCTCGCCGCCGTCTTCCGCGCGGCCGTCGACTTGCTCGCCGCTGTCGTCTTCTTCGCGGGAGCTGTCCGACGCGCCCCCGTGGTCGACGCCCGCACGGATGTCGTCTTCTTCGCGGCGGCCCGCTTGGCGGGAGCACTCTTGTTCGCCGGTGCGGCCTTCGCGCGACTCGGTGCCGCCCTCGACGCCGACTTCTTCGTCGCGGCGGCCCGACCGGCCGACGCCCTGGTGCCGGTGGCCCGACCAGCCGGTCCAGTGCTACGCCGGGCCGCACCAGAGGCACCGGACCGCAGCGAGCGGACCAACTGTTTCACCAACTCGGGCTTGCGCAGCGCGGAGATCCCGGAGACCCCGCGTTTGCGTAGTTGGCCGCGGATGTCGTCCACCCGCATCCGGGAAATCTCCGACTCGGAGACTCCCGGGGTACCCGGCGTCTGGTTGCCAGCCTGCCGTTTCGTCCTGGTCGCAGTCCCGCCGCGACCTGAGCTGTTCCGCTGAGCCATGGGACGCTCCGCTCCTCGACACTCCGTCCTCGGCGCGCGGGGGTCCCTTGCCGCACCGCGCGGTGCGGCATACCCGTCAGGAGCAGTCCGAACCTCAGTCGGCTCGCCATGATCGTGCCGCAACCAGGATCGAGTGGCATCGGCGCGTCCGTGAGGCCACTACTTCCTGGTTCGAGCGTGATCAGGGCGAGGCGCGCGCCGGGTCGGAGGACGCGGAGGCACCGCAGTGCGGTCAGGCCGGTTCCGGGCCGGAGCCGGAGGGCTCGAAGAGGTGGGTGAACGCGGCCAGGTTGGCGGTCGACTCGCCGCGCTTGACCCGCCACTCGTACTCCCGCCGGATCGAGCTGCCGAAGCCGATCTCCAGCATCGTGTCGAACGACTCGTCGGCGTACGTGAGCACCGACCCGAGTAGCCGGTCCAACTCGTCGGCGTCCACGCCGGCCGGGTTGACCCGCCCGGTCAGGTAGACGTCGCCGACGGCGTCGGTGGAGAAGGAGACGCCGTACATCCGCGCGTTGCGCTGCAACAGCCAGGCCCACAGCTCCTCGCGCCGCTCGTCGGGCTGGCGCATCACGAACGCCTCGATCCGCAGCGCGTGCTCACCGACGATCAGGTTGCAGACCGTCTTGAGCTTGTGGGTGCCCGGCAGGGTCACCGCGTACGAGTCGGGGCCGGTCGACTCCCAGGCCAGGTCCCGCTCGGCGCAGACCGCCTCGATCAGGGTCGCAAGATCGCTCTTCGGGCTCACCGGACCCACTCTACGACCGACCTGGCCGGCGCACCGGTTGGCGGCCAGCGCCCCGGGCTCACCAGGAGCAGGACAGCGCGGGATCACACGCCAGGTCAGCCGCGAGCCGAGCACGGTGCGCGGCGATGGCCTCGCCGTACACACCGAGCAGACCGGCGACCGTGCGGTCCCAGGAGAAGTGCCGGGCGTGCTGCTCGGCACCCTGGGCCAGCGTTGCCCGGCGTGCCCGATCCGGCAGCAGGTGGCCCAGCGCACGGGCCCAGTCGACCGGGTCGTGGCCGTCGATCAGTACGCCGCTGACCTGATCCCGCACGGCGGTGACCAGTCCTCCGACGGCGGCGGCCAGCACCGGCGTACCGCAGGCCTGCGCCTCCAGGGCGACCAGCCCGAACGATTCGTTGTGCGACGGCACCGCGACCAGGTCGGCCGCCCGGTACAGCGCCGGCAGGTCGTCCCCGGTGAGCGGCGGCAGGAACCGCACCCCGTCGGCGACCCCGAGCGTGGCGGCCAGCTCGATCAGCGCCGTGGGCCGGTCCAGCCCACTTCCGCTGGGTCCGCCGCAGATCACCACTGTCACCTGGTCGGCAAGTGCCGGGTCGCGCTCCCGCAGGGCGGCAACCGCGCGGATCAACACGTCGGGGGCTTTGAGCGGCTGGATCCGACCGACGAAGGCGACCACGTACCCGTCGGCCGGCAGCCCCAGCCGGCGGCGAGCCTTGCGGTCAGCCGCGGACCGGTCGCCCGGCGCGGGCCGGAACCGGTCCAGGTCGACTCCCGGTTGCACGACGGACACCCGGGTCGGGTCGGCGTCGTAGCGGGCGAGGAGGTCGGTGGCCTCGACCCGGGTGTTGGCGACCAGCCGGTCCGCCTCGGCGACGACCTGCTCCTCGCCGATCACGCGGGCCTTCGGCTCCGGCCGGTCACCGGCCGCGAGCTGGGCGTTCTTGACCTTGGCGAGGGTGTGCGCGGTGTGCACCAGCGGCACACCCCAGCGCTCCTTGGCCAGCCAGCCGACCTGGCCGGACAGCCAGTAGTGCGAGTGGATCAGGTCGTAGTGCCCGGGCGGGCGCGACGCCTCGGCGCGCAGCACCCCGGCGGTGAAGGCGCAGAGCTGCCCGGGTAGCTCCTCCTTGGTGAGGCCCTCCAGCGGGCCGGAGGTGATGTGCCGGACCTGCACGCCGGGTGCCATCTCGACCACCGGGGGAAGGTCGCCGGAGGTGGCCCGGGTGAAGATTTCCACCTCGACATTGGCCTCGGCGAGTCGCCGGGCGACTTCGAGGATGTAGACGTTCATTCCACCGGCGTCGCCCGTGCCGGGCTGGTGCAGGGGGGAGGTGTGCACCGAGAGGGTGGCGATGCGGCGAGGCCGGGGCCACGGTCGGGCACCTCGCTGACGCCCGACACCGGTGTGCATTTCCGCCACATCCGCTCCTTCGTCACGGTTGATGCCGTCTCGCACGACCGGCGCTTCTCGGTCAACCTGTACGCCGGATGTCATCTTCCCCATCGGGCTTCGGAAATTCCCCAGCGCGGCCCCCGCGCGTGACGGACCTCATCACCGGACGCGGCCGGTGGCTCCCCTGCGGCCGGTCGGATCGGGTCGGACGGTCGGGGGGACAATGCCGGGATGACCTCTGTCGCCATCGTCACCGGAGCGTCCAGCGGAATCGGCGCGGCCACTGCCCGCCGGCTCGCCGCCGAGGGCTTCCACGTGCTCGCCGCCGCCCGCCGAGCCGATCGGCTCGCCGACCTGGTCGCCGAGATCACCGCCGCCGGCGGGCAGGCCACCGCCGTGACCTGCGACATCACCTCGGACGAATCGGTGGCCGCGTTGGCCGAGGCCGCCGCCCAGGCACCGGGGCCGGTCACCCTGCTGGTCAACAACGCCGGCGGGGCGCGCGGACTGGACCCGGTGGAGTCCGGCTCGGTCGCCGACTGGCAGTGGATGTACGACGTGAACGTGCTCGGCACGCTGCGGGTCACCCAGGCGCTGCTGCCCGCGCTCGAGGCGTCCGGTTCGGGCACCATCGTGGTGGTCTCCTCCACCGCCGGCCTGACCGTCTACGAGGGCGGGGGCGGCTACACGGCGGCGAAGCACGCGCAGACCGCCATCGCCGGCACGCTCCGCCTGGAGTTGTGCGGCCGGCCGCTGCGGGTGATCGAGATCGACCCGGGCATGGTGAAGACCGACGAGTTCGGGTTGGTCCGCTTCGAGGGCGACGCGGAGCGGGCGGCCGCCGTCTACGCCGGGGTGCCGGGGCCGCTGGTCGCCGAGGACGTCGCCGACTGCATCGCCTGGTGCGCCACCCGCCCGGAGCACGTGAACGTCGACCGGCTGGTGGTCCGGCCGCGGGCGCAGGCCGCCCAGCACAAGGTCCACCGGGTCTCCTGACTCGGGGCCGGGCGCATGAGCGGGGCTCCACGACGCCGACCCCTGGGGGTGGTCACCCGGGGCACGACCAACCCGAACCGGCTCCGCCGGGTGGACAACTGGATCGTCGCCACCTGCGCCGACCGGCTGTCGGCGGCGGCCGACCCCCTGGTGGTCGACCTGGGCTACGGCGCCACGCCGGTCACCGCTGTGGAACTGCGCGCTCGGCTGGCGGCGGGGGTTCGTCC is a window of Micromonospora sp. WMMD961 DNA encoding:
- the mshA gene encoding D-inositol-3-phosphate glycosyltransferase gives rise to the protein MGNFRSPMGKMTSGVQVDREAPVVRDGINRDEGADVAEMHTGVGRQRGARPWPRPRRIATLSVHTSPLHQPGTGDAGGMNVYILEVARRLAEANVEVEIFTRATSGDLPPVVEMAPGVQVRHITSGPLEGLTKEELPGQLCAFTAGVLRAEASRPPGHYDLIHSHYWLSGQVGWLAKERWGVPLVHTAHTLAKVKNAQLAAGDRPEPKARVIGEEQVVAEADRLVANTRVEATDLLARYDADPTRVSVVQPGVDLDRFRPAPGDRSAADRKARRRLGLPADGYVVAFVGRIQPLKAPDVLIRAVAALRERDPALADQVTVVICGGPSGSGLDRPTALIELAATLGVADGVRFLPPLTGDDLPALYRAADLVAVPSHNESFGLVALEAQACGTPVLAAAVGGLVTAVRDQVSGVLIDGHDPVDWARALGHLLPDRARRATLAQGAEQHARHFSWDRTVAGLLGVYGEAIAAHRARLAADLACDPALSCSW
- a CDS encoding SDR family oxidoreductase; the protein is MTSVAIVTGASSGIGAATARRLAAEGFHVLAAARRADRLADLVAEITAAGGQATAVTCDITSDESVAALAEAAAQAPGPVTLLVNNAGGARGLDPVESGSVADWQWMYDVNVLGTLRVTQALLPALEASGSGTIVVVSSTAGLTVYEGGGGYTAAKHAQTAIAGTLRLELCGRPLRVIEIDPGMVKTDEFGLVRFEGDAERAAAVYAGVPGPLVAEDVADCIAWCATRPEHVNVDRLVVRPRAQAAQHKVHRVS
- a CDS encoding MFS transporter, with protein sequence MQAGRQMRTMRSWFRDTTGGLPTTFWYLWSGTLINRLGSFVLVFLAIYLTQERGFSASQAGLVIGLWGVGGAFGTTAGGTLADRWGRRPTLLTAYVGAATMMLGLGLARDLWAVALGALLLGMFAEAARPAFGAMMIDVVPAKDRLRAFSLNYWAINLGFACAAVLAGLAAQADYLLLFVVDAGTMLITALIIFVRVPETRQAGAPTASAAKVSRGALRTILTDRVYLGFVALNLFAALVFLQHISMLPIAMGDDGLSPATYGSVIALNGILIVVGQLFVPRLIRGRSRSHVLALASVVMGVGFGLTAFAGTAWFYGLTVLIWTVGEMLNSPSNSTLIAELSPADLRGRYQGVFSLSWQIAGASAPILGGLVREHAGNDTLWYGCAALGALTAVAHLVSGPARERRAAELRRSGEALAPVTADRGTQPAEAVA
- a CDS encoding YbjN domain-containing protein, with translation MSPKSDLATLIEAVCAERDLAWESTGPDSYAVTLPGTHKLKTVCNLIVGEHALRIEAFVMRQPDERREELWAWLLQRNARMYGVSFSTDAVGDVYLTGRVNPAGVDADELDRLLGSVLTYADESFDTMLEIGFGSSIRREYEWRVKRGESTANLAAFTHLFEPSGSGPEPA
- a CDS encoding MFS transporter, whose protein sequence is MHAVRRWWLDTAGGLPATFWYLWIGLLINRAGAFAMLFLSLYLTDIRGASVGLAGTVVGLYGAGGAAGVLLGGVLADRWGRRATLLAAHLATAALMVALAFSQPLLLIAALAALVGVVHSMPSPAFVAAIVDVVPAERRSRAFNLQFWAFNLGMAVASLLAGVLAEASFTALFLVDAAATLTAAAVIGWKVPETLRPATSTVDQPPAARPTPRSVRTRRPGLHTALTDRTFLVFVGLTFVLAVLTMQTSTIMPLAMRADGLGPSAYGLVVALGGALIVIGQLFVPRLIDRHRKDVVLAASTALLALGFGVLAVADELAVYLGAAVVWTVGSMIAAPPNAQINADLAPPQLRARYQSVFYLTFPAAAFVAPTLGGVSLQHLGDRHWLIVGGLGLLAALGHLLAGPPRERHVAALRKTGETPKPADRVAAS